One segment of Leeia aquatica DNA contains the following:
- a CDS encoding sensor histidine kinase: MDQPALTPAELQQAFALFNATSVQLTQQFETLQQQVSHLSEELAASNQALQQQLVEKDALARRVSSLLAALPAGVLELDAEGVITAANWAAEQWFGPNLPSQRWLDVAVKHLRPTLSPEEWELLDGLGQHRARLAIQTTAGANGEGQILLITDLTGHYLLQQQLEQHKKLAAMGEMAAGLAHQLRTPLATALLYVSHLGNPQLPDAQRQKFTEKTTARLHDLEGLIADMLLFVRGSNHEQEAFDAGPVLQDALATVLPHAQARQCQLDSPAALPPIPLTGSRTALQGAVINLLENAVSFAQHAVTLEVRLLNGWLYLHISDDGPGIPPEQQSRVFEPFFTTRNEGTGLGLAIVKRVAEDHGGAVSLHSTPNQGCRFEVVLPLRA; the protein is encoded by the coding sequence ATGGATCAGCCGGCGCTGACCCCAGCCGAGCTGCAGCAGGCGTTCGCGCTCTTCAATGCAACGTCGGTACAGCTGACCCAGCAGTTTGAAACCTTGCAGCAGCAAGTCAGCCACCTGAGTGAAGAGCTGGCGGCCAGCAACCAGGCCTTGCAGCAGCAGCTGGTAGAAAAGGATGCGCTGGCCCGTCGCGTCTCCTCGCTGCTGGCGGCGCTGCCTGCCGGAGTGCTGGAGCTGGATGCCGAGGGCGTGATTACCGCGGCCAACTGGGCGGCCGAGCAATGGTTCGGGCCGAACCTGCCCAGCCAGCGCTGGCTGGATGTGGCGGTCAAGCACCTGCGCCCCACCCTCTCTCCCGAAGAATGGGAATTGCTGGATGGGCTGGGGCAGCACCGCGCCCGCCTCGCCATCCAGACCACCGCAGGCGCGAATGGTGAAGGGCAGATACTGCTGATCACCGACCTGACCGGCCACTACCTGCTGCAACAGCAACTGGAGCAGCACAAGAAGCTCGCCGCGATGGGGGAAATGGCGGCAGGCCTGGCCCACCAGCTGCGCACACCGCTGGCCACCGCCCTGCTCTATGTAAGCCACCTGGGTAATCCACAACTGCCGGATGCGCAGCGGCAGAAGTTTACCGAGAAAACCACCGCCCGCCTGCACGATCTGGAAGGCCTGATTGCCGACATGCTGTTGTTTGTGCGCGGCAGTAATCACGAGCAGGAGGCCTTTGATGCTGGCCCGGTGCTGCAGGATGCCCTCGCCACCGTGCTGCCTCACGCCCAGGCACGCCAATGCCAGCTCGACAGCCCGGCAGCCCTGCCACCGATACCCCTGACCGGCAGCCGCACCGCCTTGCAAGGTGCGGTCATCAACCTGCTGGAAAACGCCGTCAGCTTTGCGCAGCACGCCGTCACCCTGGAAGTCAGGTTACTCAATGGCTGGTTGTACCTGCACATCAGCGACGACGGCCCCGGCATCCCGCCCGAGCAACAATCCCGTGTCTTTGAACCCTTCTTTACCACCCGCAACGAAGGCACCGGCCTTGGGCTCGCCATCGTCAAACGGGTGGCGGAAGACCATGGTGGTGCCGTCAGCCTCCACAGCACACCGAATCAGGGTTGCCGCTTCGAAGTCGTATTGCCACTGCGAGCCTAG
- a CDS encoding LysE family translocator has product MEWQLFLLAVGTHFLALLSPGPDFFLLLNTATSRGVRAGLWTTLGITLANAMYVAMAALGVRGLESHTVAYVLLYWGGVVYLLWLSHAFLTAGLQPVVVGVKGVMSGGERRAFLLGFSSGMLNPKNGLFYAALFAALHTHHASDAVQLTAAIWMPSLVLAWDACVVWLFTRPRVVARFNRYQAVLHKLSAVVILGMALAMAYGFWA; this is encoded by the coding sequence ATGGAATGGCAATTGTTTTTGCTGGCAGTGGGGACACATTTCCTGGCCTTGCTCAGCCCGGGGCCAGATTTCTTCCTGCTGCTGAACACGGCGACGAGTCGGGGTGTCCGTGCCGGGTTATGGACCACGCTCGGCATCACGCTCGCCAATGCGATGTATGTCGCGATGGCGGCGCTGGGTGTTCGTGGGCTGGAGAGCCACACGGTGGCCTATGTGCTGTTGTACTGGGGTGGGGTGGTCTACCTGCTATGGCTGTCACATGCTTTCCTGACCGCCGGTTTGCAGCCGGTGGTGGTGGGGGTGAAGGGGGTGATGTCTGGCGGGGAACGCCGCGCCTTTCTGCTGGGTTTCAGCTCCGGCATGCTCAACCCGAAGAATGGCCTGTTCTATGCCGCACTGTTCGCGGCCCTGCACACCCATCATGCCAGTGATGCGGTGCAGCTGACGGCAGCCATCTGGATGCCCAGCCTGGTGCTGGCTTGGGATGCCTGCGTGGTCTGGCTGTTTACCCGGCCAAGGGTGGTGGCACGTTTCAACCGCTATCAGGCTGTGCTGCATAAGTTGTCAGCGGTGGTCATTCTGGGCATGGCACTGGCCATGGCGTATGGCTTCTGGGCATAG
- a CDS encoding antibiotic biosynthesis monooxygenase family protein: MILEVAILKVIPGQETAFEQAFAQASTLIASMPGYRHHQLQRCMEQPSQYILLVGWDTLEDHTIGFRGSPQYQQWRALLHHFYNPFPTVEHYQQVYANAC, translated from the coding sequence ATGATTCTGGAAGTCGCCATCCTCAAGGTCATTCCCGGTCAAGAGACGGCATTTGAACAAGCCTTTGCCCAAGCCTCCACCCTGATCGCCAGCATGCCCGGCTATCGGCACCACCAATTGCAGCGCTGTATGGAGCAGCCTTCGCAATACATTTTGCTGGTGGGGTGGGATACGCTGGAAGATCATACGATCGGTTTTCGTGGTTCGCCCCAGTACCAGCAGTGGCGGGCCTTGCTGCATCACTTCTACAACCCGTTCCCGACTGTCGAGCATTACCAGCAGGTCTACGCCAACGCCTGCTGA
- a CDS encoding AraC family transcriptional regulator: protein MESVRFWRDPALPCYELRQAINSRACYRAHSHPVLSIGKVDAGQSRLRVKGQREIALGAGDVVVIPAYLLHSCNPRPDQFWGYRMLYLDVPALLAVAGPVSLEQAELPFSVCQPHDRPGLATRVDEAFDQLSTVTTAAQKQATLLALLAQLPHAPSERATIPLWLQTLNLTLQSAMPQGLSLAQLAALSGKSRSSLLAAYGQHYGSTPHQAIIDLRLNQAKQLLAQQQAVVSVALETGFTDQSHFSNAFKGRVAVTPQQYTRLLHR, encoded by the coding sequence ATGGAGTCTGTCCGCTTCTGGCGCGATCCGGCGCTACCCTGTTACGAATTGCGGCAGGCCATCAACAGCCGGGCCTGCTATCGCGCGCACTCGCATCCGGTATTGTCGATAGGCAAAGTGGATGCCGGGCAATCCCGCCTGCGGGTCAAGGGGCAGCGGGAGATTGCACTTGGCGCAGGTGATGTGGTGGTGATCCCGGCCTACCTGCTGCATTCGTGCAACCCCAGGCCAGACCAGTTCTGGGGTTACCGCATGTTGTATCTGGATGTGCCCGCCTTGTTGGCCGTCGCCGGGCCGGTATCGCTTGAGCAGGCTGAGTTGCCCTTTTCGGTGTGTCAGCCTCACGACCGTCCAGGTCTGGCTACTCGGGTGGATGAAGCTTTCGACCAACTCAGTACGGTGACCACGGCAGCACAGAAACAGGCAACCTTGCTTGCACTGCTGGCACAACTGCCGCATGCGCCATCCGAGCGGGCGACGATCCCGCTCTGGCTGCAAACACTCAATCTGACGCTACAGTCCGCCATGCCACAAGGGCTGAGCCTGGCGCAATTGGCTGCGCTGAGCGGCAAAAGTCGCAGCAGTCTGCTGGCCGCCTATGGGCAACATTACGGCTCCACACCGCACCAGGCCATCATCGACCTGCGTCTGAATCAGGCCAAGCAGCTGCTGGCGCAGCAGCAGGCGGTGGTATCGGTGGCACTGGAAACGGGGTTTACCGATCAAAGCCATTTCAGCAACGCCTTCAAGGGGCGGGTCGCCGTCACCCCGCAACAGTACACACGGCTGCTGCATCGCTAG
- a CDS encoding DUF4087 domain-containing protein, giving the protein MPGKKVWVLTMLLGMLTVTASAAGQGVLRCGWFDNPTPNNAWLIDRDGEWTISEQGGHQAEGDWPSLSGRQWVATNGSHGHGCACMRVIAIPGSHDIARILSTQAKPLQQCRKDPALRGKEPG; this is encoded by the coding sequence ATGCCGGGTAAGAAAGTATGGGTGTTGACGATGCTGCTGGGCATGCTCACAGTGACAGCATCAGCCGCCGGTCAAGGTGTGTTGCGTTGCGGCTGGTTTGATAACCCGACGCCAAACAATGCCTGGCTGATCGACCGCGATGGTGAGTGGACGATCAGCGAGCAGGGGGGGCATCAGGCTGAGGGGGACTGGCCGTCTCTCAGTGGGCGGCAATGGGTGGCGACCAACGGTAGCCATGGGCATGGCTGCGCCTGCATGCGCGTGATCGCCATCCCCGGCAGTCATGATATTGCGCGCATTCTCAGCACCCAGGCCAAGCCCTTGCAACAGTGTCGCAAAGACCCGGCGCTGCGGGGTAAAGAGCCAGGTTGA
- a CDS encoding molybdopterin-containing oxidoreductase family protein yields MSQTIVQAACPHDCPDTCAMRITVEEGKVVRVAGDPDHPPTQGALCTKVSRYAERLYHPDRLLYPMKRVGRKGEGRFERISWDEALTTISQRLLAIAADNPQRILPYSYAGTMGLVQGNSMSARFFHKLGASQLDRTICASAGAAGLKHTYGASVGMDMSFVQEARLIWLWGTNSITSNLHYWTRVQEAKRRGARVVAIDPYRTLTADKCDEHVALLPGTDAALALGIMHVLIREDLLDHDYIRQYTEGFEALRERALDYPPARVAALCGIPQAQVERLAREYGELAVRQQQPVAIRLNYGMQRTRGGGQATRAVACLPSLVGAWRQRAGGMLMSTSGFFPIDNAALQRPDLMPDPQPRTINMSTIGDALTHPGGGDFGPRVDAVVVYNSNPVAVAPESGKVVAGFAREDLFTVVLEHFQTDTADYADILLPATMQMEHVDLHKSYGHSWLLANLPAVTPPGEARSNSDIFRQLAQYCGWQDACFQDADDALAAQALQPHAWTEGIQWSSLRAQGWQKLNLPDAPFAQGGFPTRSGKCQFYAEALAAEGLDPLPGFEPPHESPQRTPELAARYPLQMISPPSRHFLNTTFANQPGLWPKRGEPSVEMHPDDAAARALQHEQWVEVVNDRGCLQLRLEVSERVRPGVVVIPSIWWRKHAKDGKNANELTSQALTDLGAAPTFYDCLVEVRAAAVE; encoded by the coding sequence ATGAGCCAGACCATTGTCCAAGCCGCCTGCCCGCATGATTGCCCCGATACCTGTGCCATGCGCATTACGGTGGAAGAAGGCAAGGTGGTGCGGGTGGCGGGCGACCCAGACCATCCACCGACCCAGGGTGCACTGTGTACCAAGGTGTCGCGCTACGCCGAGCGTTTGTATCATCCGGATCGCCTGCTCTACCCGATGAAGCGGGTGGGGCGCAAAGGGGAAGGGCGCTTCGAGCGGATCAGCTGGGACGAGGCACTGACCACCATCTCCCAACGCCTGCTGGCGATTGCGGCGGATAACCCGCAGCGCATTCTACCCTACAGTTACGCCGGCACCATGGGGCTGGTGCAGGGTAACAGCATGTCCGCCCGCTTCTTTCACAAGCTGGGTGCCTCCCAGCTGGACCGCACTATCTGTGCCTCCGCAGGCGCTGCGGGCCTCAAGCATACCTACGGGGCCAGTGTCGGCATGGACATGAGCTTTGTGCAGGAGGCACGGCTGATCTGGCTGTGGGGCACCAACTCCATCACGTCCAACCTGCATTACTGGACGCGGGTGCAAGAAGCCAAGCGGCGCGGCGCACGGGTGGTGGCGATTGATCCCTACCGGACGCTGACGGCTGACAAATGTGACGAGCACGTCGCCTTGCTGCCCGGCACCGATGCCGCACTGGCGCTCGGCATCATGCATGTGCTGATCCGTGAAGACCTGCTGGACCATGACTATATCCGGCAGTACACCGAGGGCTTTGAGGCCTTGCGTGAGCGGGCTCTGGACTACCCGCCGGCGCGGGTGGCCGCACTGTGTGGCATCCCGCAGGCGCAAGTGGAGCGGCTGGCACGGGAGTATGGTGAGCTTGCAGTGCGGCAGCAGCAGCCGGTGGCCATTCGCCTCAACTATGGCATGCAGCGTACCCGGGGCGGTGGACAGGCCACCCGTGCCGTAGCCTGTCTGCCCAGTTTGGTCGGGGCATGGCGGCAGCGCGCCGGGGGCATGCTGATGTCCACCTCGGGGTTTTTCCCGATCGACAACGCCGCCCTGCAACGCCCGGACCTGATGCCGGATCCGCAACCGCGCACCATCAATATGAGCACCATCGGTGACGCCTTGACCCATCCGGGCGGGGGCGACTTTGGCCCCCGGGTGGACGCGGTGGTGGTCTACAACAGCAACCCGGTGGCGGTGGCACCGGAATCCGGCAAGGTGGTGGCTGGCTTCGCCCGGGAAGACCTGTTTACCGTGGTGCTGGAGCACTTCCAGACCGATACCGCGGATTACGCCGACATCCTGCTGCCCGCCACCATGCAGATGGAGCATGTTGACCTGCACAAGTCTTATGGGCACAGCTGGCTGCTGGCCAATCTGCCTGCAGTCACGCCGCCGGGTGAAGCCCGCAGCAATAGCGACATCTTCCGCCAGCTGGCGCAGTACTGCGGCTGGCAGGACGCCTGTTTTCAGGACGCCGATGATGCCCTGGCAGCCCAGGCCCTGCAACCGCACGCCTGGACCGAGGGTATCCAGTGGTCCAGCCTGCGCGCGCAGGGCTGGCAAAAGCTGAACCTGCCTGATGCACCCTTTGCACAGGGCGGGTTTCCTACCCGCAGTGGCAAGTGCCAGTTCTACGCGGAAGCGCTGGCTGCCGAAGGGCTGGATCCGCTGCCCGGTTTTGAGCCACCGCACGAATCCCCGCAGCGTACGCCGGAGCTGGCTGCACGTTACCCCTTGCAGATGATCTCCCCCCCCTCACGCCACTTCCTCAACACCACCTTTGCCAACCAGCCGGGACTGTGGCCCAAGCGAGGTGAGCCCAGCGTGGAAATGCACCCGGACGATGCTGCCGCCCGCGCATTGCAGCATGAGCAATGGGTGGAAGTGGTCAACGACCGGGGCTGCCTGCAATTGCGGCTGGAAGTGAGCGAGCGGGTGCGGCCCGGCGTGGTGGTGATTCCGTCCATCTGGTGGCGCAAGCATGCCAAGGATGGCAAGAATGCTAACGAACTCACCAGCCAAGCCCTGACCGACCTGGGAGCGGCCCCCACCTTCTATGACTGTCTGGTCGAGGTTCGCGCGGCAGCAGTGGAGTGA
- a CDS encoding nuclear transport factor 2 family protein, producing the protein MNHIELPAQRQLEAYNAKDLQAFIVNFHDDIEMILLPSGTVRLSGKQAVADFYASQRFNKPELHAELLQRIVCGSKVIDHERIVGINDEPIIMVVIWEVEDGVIRRAYTFEKP; encoded by the coding sequence TTGAATCACATCGAACTGCCTGCCCAGCGTCAGCTGGAGGCGTATAACGCCAAAGACCTGCAAGCCTTCATCGTCAATTTCCACGACGATATCGAAATGATCCTGCTGCCGTCCGGCACGGTCCGCTTGAGCGGCAAGCAAGCGGTGGCGGACTTCTATGCCAGCCAGCGCTTCAACAAGCCTGAGCTGCACGCCGAGCTGTTGCAACGCATTGTCTGTGGCAGCAAGGTGATTGATCACGAGCGTATTGTCGGCATCAATGACGAACCGATCATTATGGTGGTGATCTGGGAAGTGGAAGACGGGGTGATCCGTCGCGCCTACACCTTCGAGAAACCTTGA
- the ribBA gene encoding bifunctional 3,4-dihydroxy-2-butanone-4-phosphate synthase/GTP cyclohydrolase II has protein sequence MVAGLAIGRVDKWIATVSEIAPIQDIISDMRAGRMVILVDEEDRENEGDLVLAAEFVTPEAINFMAKHGRGLICLTLTEERCQFLGLPMMAQRNGTQFGTAFTVSIEAAEGVTTGISAADRAHTIKTAVSRDCKPSDIVQPGHVFPLKAQPGGVLVRAGHTEAGCDLARLAGAAPAAVICEIMNDDGTMARLPELLAFARTHNLKVGTIADLIHYRHQTETLVEQVADREIDTPAGRFRLVAFRDRLAARTHLALVSGQPSPEQEVLVRVHEPLSVMDLLECAPSGHSWGIYPALRRIQQEGCGVALLLHRPESGDELLARVAPESERRSGKWDAKTFGIGAQILRALGVGKMKVMAQPMRIASMTGFGLEITGYVLPDGEEH, from the coding sequence ATGGTAGCCGGATTGGCCATTGGCCGCGTAGACAAATGGATAGCGACCGTGAGTGAAATAGCCCCCATTCAGGACATCATCAGCGATATGCGCGCTGGGCGCATGGTGATCCTGGTCGATGAAGAAGACCGCGAAAACGAAGGCGATCTGGTGCTGGCGGCAGAGTTTGTGACGCCGGAAGCCATCAATTTCATGGCCAAGCATGGCCGTGGCCTGATCTGCCTGACCCTGACCGAAGAGCGCTGCCAGTTCCTCGGTCTGCCGATGATGGCACAGCGCAATGGCACCCAGTTCGGCACCGCCTTTACCGTGTCCATTGAGGCCGCCGAGGGCGTGACCACCGGCATCTCTGCCGCAGACCGGGCGCATACCATCAAGACCGCAGTGTCGCGGGACTGCAAACCGAGCGACATTGTCCAGCCTGGCCATGTGTTCCCGCTCAAGGCTCAGCCTGGTGGCGTGCTGGTTCGCGCCGGTCATACCGAAGCGGGCTGTGACCTGGCCCGGCTGGCTGGGGCCGCGCCGGCAGCGGTGATCTGCGAGATCATGAACGACGATGGCACCATGGCCCGTCTGCCGGAGCTGCTGGCTTTTGCCCGCACCCACAATCTGAAGGTAGGTACCATTGCCGATCTGATTCATTACCGCCATCAGACGGAAACGCTGGTGGAGCAGGTGGCCGACCGTGAGATCGATACGCCAGCCGGGCGCTTCCGCCTGGTGGCGTTCCGTGACCGCTTGGCTGCGCGTACCCATCTGGCCTTGGTGTCCGGACAACCCTCGCCCGAGCAGGAGGTGCTGGTGCGGGTGCATGAGCCGCTGTCTGTCATGGATTTGCTGGAGTGCGCGCCCAGTGGCCACTCCTGGGGCATCTACCCGGCCTTGCGCCGCATCCAGCAAGAAGGCTGTGGTGTGGCCCTGCTGCTGCATCGTCCGGAAAGCGGTGACGAGCTGCTGGCGCGGGTCGCACCGGAGAGTGAGCGACGCAGTGGTAAATGGGATGCCAAGACGTTTGGTATTGGTGCGCAGATTTTGCGCGCCCTGGGTGTCGGTAAAATGAAGGTGATGGCGCAGCCGATGCGCATTGCCAGCATGACCGGCTTTGGTCTGGAAATTACCGGCTATGTGCTGCCGGATGGAGAAGAACATTGA